A genomic window from Triticum urartu cultivar G1812 chromosome 7, Tu2.1, whole genome shotgun sequence includes:
- the LOC125524977 gene encoding uncharacterized protein LOC125524977 isoform X1, which yields MMEVAVESPQPAAWDHFKEKVEIMEEENGGASAAAAAAAAAAAAGELLTREIKKRLLNHAHENGNGHGHVNGGGPEELKVVPEEEDKVEEAPEEPKVAEEEQKSHLQQTIFFDAAKGLWKCRHCDWTYRLTSLCENGTVDHRGYRHQIEQNLESLVEKKDRFTVHRTKPPQAEEEKEEEEVAEEEQEWHRSIFFDAANGLWKCGHCDWTYRLASPCGNGTVDHRGLMKPEHLAVESYSENQAAEDPVIMPLQSEMQNSNDTTTKIESRTYAHHSHGTVVKPVHSITESSSEDQNTTTTTTTTASATATTSSTTTSAEATTHSSSSTGIFHTEVIEWMTDGMPPLKPADGVIMDATHHLHGHEDVHGTTTTTFENGSFTTHVSHTTELKVDYPNVTTTARGNLPTSPIPQAEDQPYVAVSVPEDVNPAAPSPQQSDDWDIPKAIVYGGLVESVTSLSVVSAAASSGAKTLDIFILGIANLMGGLPLIFHNIADLRDIRDVNEDNERVGHYWLQLGRRSKARLHMILALLSYIVFGLLPPILYGLSFRESNDRENKMMAVAGASLVCIALLALGKAHVKEAPRTYFKTLMYYLTVAVSSSGLSYVAGVLITRLLVHFEIIEQGGSAAPPSLGLSLPHSVGAQTSAWASF from the exons ATGATGGAGGTGGCAGTGGAGAGCCCGCAGCCAGCGGCGTGGGACCACTTCAAGGAGAAGGTGGAGATCATGGAGGAGGAGAACGGTGGTGCTTCCGCAGCcgcagccgcagccgccgccgccgctgctgcagGGGAGCTGCTGACCAGGGAGATCAAGAAGAGGTTGCTGAACCACGCCCATGAGAATGGGAATGGCCATGGCCATGTCAATGGAGGAGGACCAGAGGAGCTCAAGGTTGTTCCCGAGGAGGAGGACAAGGTGGAGGAGGCTCCTGAAGAGCCCAAGGTTGCTGAAGAGGAGCAGAAGTCGCACCTGCAGCAGACTATCTTCTTCGATGCAGCCAAAG GGTTATGGAAGTGCCGGCACTGCGATTGGACGTACCGCCTGACTAGTCTGTGCGAAAATGGTACCGTAGATCATCGAGGCTATCGTCACCAAATCGAGCAGAATCTCGAATCGTTGGTTGAGAAAAAGGATCGATTTACGGTTCACCGAACAAAG CCTCCTCAGgcagaggaggagaaggaggaggaggaggttgccGAAGAGGAGCAGGAGTGGCACAGGAGTATCTTCTTCGATGCAGCCAATG GACTATGGAAGTGCGGGCACTGCGATTGGACGTACCGCTTGGCTAGTCCGTGCGGAAATGGTACCGTAGATCATCGAGGCTTAATGAAACCAGAGCATTTGGCAGTTGAATCATATTCGGAGAACCAAGCTGCTGAAG ATCCAGTGATCATGCCACTGCAGTCCGAGATGCAGAACTCCAACGATACAACCACTAAAATTGAATCTCGCACATATGCTCATCATAGTCATGGCACAGTTGTAAAACCAGTGCATTCGATAACCGAATCATCGTCGGAAGATCAGAACACGACAACCACCACAACTACAACCGCATCGGCAACAGCGACCACATCCTCTACAACCACATCAGCAGAAGCGACAACTCACTCATCGTCTTCTACAG GAATCTTTCACACAGAAGTAATTGAATGGATGACAGATGGCATGCCTCCCCTCAAGCCTGCCGATGGAGTTATCATGGATGCAACTCACCACCTACATGGACATGAAG ATGTTCATGGAACTACGACGACAACGTTCGAGAATGGCTCATTTACCACTCATGTAAGTCACACAACAGAACTCAAGGTCGATTACCCGAATGTGACCACTACCGCGAGGGGCAATTTACCAACCTCGCCGATTCCTCAAGCAGAAGATCAACCTTATGTAGCAGTGTCAGTCCCTGAAGATGTGAATCCTGCTGCTCCTAGCCCCCAACAGAGTGATGACTGGGATATACCAAAAGCCATAGTGTATGGTGGCTTAGTGGAGTCAGTCACCAGCCTCTCCGTTGTTTCAGCAGCAGCATCAAGTGGAGCAAAAACAT TGGACATATTCATCTTGGGCATAGCCAACCTTATGGGAGGGCTTCCTCTCATTTTCCACAAT ATTGCCGATCTAAGAGACATTCGAGATGTGAATGAGGACAACGAACGCGTCGGCCACTACTGGTTGCAGCTCGGAAGGCGGTCGAAAGCCCGACTCCACATGATCCTGGCCCTGCTCTCATACATCGTGTTCGGGCTACTTCCACCAATCCTCTACGGTCTGTCATTCCGTGAGAGCAATGACAGGGAGAACAAGATGATGGCCGTCGCCGGTGCTTCACTCGTCTGCATCGCTCTGCTAGCACTTGGAAAGGCGCATGTCAAGGAAGCACCCAGGACATACTTCAAGACCCTAATGTACTACCTGACAGTCGCTGTGAGCTCGTCGGGGCTGTCGTACGTAGCCGGCGTGCTGATCACGCGGCTCCTGGTGCACTTTGAAATTATCGAGCAAGGTGGGTCGGCTGCTCCTCCTTCTCTGGGCCTGTCACTCCCTCATTCTGTGGGTGCACAAACATCTGCCTGGGCCTCATTCTGA
- the LOC125524977 gene encoding uncharacterized protein LOC125524977 isoform X2, translated as MMEVAVESPQPAAWDHFKEKVEIMEEENGGASAAAAAAAAAAAAGELLTREIKKRLLNHAHENGNGHGHVNGGGPEELKVVPEEEDKVEEAPEEPKVAEEEQKSHLQQTIFFDAAKGLWKCRHCDWTYRLTSLCENGTVDHRGYRHQIEQNLESLVEKKDRFTVHRTKAEEEKEEEEVAEEEQEWHRSIFFDAANGLWKCGHCDWTYRLASPCGNGTVDHRGLMKPEHLAVESYSENQAAEDPVIMPLQSEMQNSNDTTTKIESRTYAHHSHGTVVKPVHSITESSSEDQNTTTTTTTTASATATTSSTTTSAEATTHSSSSTGIFHTEVIEWMTDGMPPLKPADGVIMDATHHLHGHEDVHGTTTTTFENGSFTTHVSHTTELKVDYPNVTTTARGNLPTSPIPQAEDQPYVAVSVPEDVNPAAPSPQQSDDWDIPKAIVYGGLVESVTSLSVVSAAASSGAKTLDIFILGIANLMGGLPLIFHNIADLRDIRDVNEDNERVGHYWLQLGRRSKARLHMILALLSYIVFGLLPPILYGLSFRESNDRENKMMAVAGASLVCIALLALGKAHVKEAPRTYFKTLMYYLTVAVSSSGLSYVAGVLITRLLVHFEIIEQGGSAAPPSLGLSLPHSVGAQTSAWASF; from the exons ATGATGGAGGTGGCAGTGGAGAGCCCGCAGCCAGCGGCGTGGGACCACTTCAAGGAGAAGGTGGAGATCATGGAGGAGGAGAACGGTGGTGCTTCCGCAGCcgcagccgcagccgccgccgccgctgctgcagGGGAGCTGCTGACCAGGGAGATCAAGAAGAGGTTGCTGAACCACGCCCATGAGAATGGGAATGGCCATGGCCATGTCAATGGAGGAGGACCAGAGGAGCTCAAGGTTGTTCCCGAGGAGGAGGACAAGGTGGAGGAGGCTCCTGAAGAGCCCAAGGTTGCTGAAGAGGAGCAGAAGTCGCACCTGCAGCAGACTATCTTCTTCGATGCAGCCAAAG GGTTATGGAAGTGCCGGCACTGCGATTGGACGTACCGCCTGACTAGTCTGTGCGAAAATGGTACCGTAGATCATCGAGGCTATCGTCACCAAATCGAGCAGAATCTCGAATCGTTGGTTGAGAAAAAGGATCGATTTACGGTTCACCGAACAAAG gcagaggaggagaaggaggaggaggaggttgccGAAGAGGAGCAGGAGTGGCACAGGAGTATCTTCTTCGATGCAGCCAATG GACTATGGAAGTGCGGGCACTGCGATTGGACGTACCGCTTGGCTAGTCCGTGCGGAAATGGTACCGTAGATCATCGAGGCTTAATGAAACCAGAGCATTTGGCAGTTGAATCATATTCGGAGAACCAAGCTGCTGAAG ATCCAGTGATCATGCCACTGCAGTCCGAGATGCAGAACTCCAACGATACAACCACTAAAATTGAATCTCGCACATATGCTCATCATAGTCATGGCACAGTTGTAAAACCAGTGCATTCGATAACCGAATCATCGTCGGAAGATCAGAACACGACAACCACCACAACTACAACCGCATCGGCAACAGCGACCACATCCTCTACAACCACATCAGCAGAAGCGACAACTCACTCATCGTCTTCTACAG GAATCTTTCACACAGAAGTAATTGAATGGATGACAGATGGCATGCCTCCCCTCAAGCCTGCCGATGGAGTTATCATGGATGCAACTCACCACCTACATGGACATGAAG ATGTTCATGGAACTACGACGACAACGTTCGAGAATGGCTCATTTACCACTCATGTAAGTCACACAACAGAACTCAAGGTCGATTACCCGAATGTGACCACTACCGCGAGGGGCAATTTACCAACCTCGCCGATTCCTCAAGCAGAAGATCAACCTTATGTAGCAGTGTCAGTCCCTGAAGATGTGAATCCTGCTGCTCCTAGCCCCCAACAGAGTGATGACTGGGATATACCAAAAGCCATAGTGTATGGTGGCTTAGTGGAGTCAGTCACCAGCCTCTCCGTTGTTTCAGCAGCAGCATCAAGTGGAGCAAAAACAT TGGACATATTCATCTTGGGCATAGCCAACCTTATGGGAGGGCTTCCTCTCATTTTCCACAAT ATTGCCGATCTAAGAGACATTCGAGATGTGAATGAGGACAACGAACGCGTCGGCCACTACTGGTTGCAGCTCGGAAGGCGGTCGAAAGCCCGACTCCACATGATCCTGGCCCTGCTCTCATACATCGTGTTCGGGCTACTTCCACCAATCCTCTACGGTCTGTCATTCCGTGAGAGCAATGACAGGGAGAACAAGATGATGGCCGTCGCCGGTGCTTCACTCGTCTGCATCGCTCTGCTAGCACTTGGAAAGGCGCATGTCAAGGAAGCACCCAGGACATACTTCAAGACCCTAATGTACTACCTGACAGTCGCTGTGAGCTCGTCGGGGCTGTCGTACGTAGCCGGCGTGCTGATCACGCGGCTCCTGGTGCACTTTGAAATTATCGAGCAAGGTGGGTCGGCTGCTCCTCCTTCTCTGGGCCTGTCACTCCCTCATTCTGTGGGTGCACAAACATCTGCCTGGGCCTCATTCTGA
- the LOC125524977 gene encoding uncharacterized protein LOC125524977 isoform X3, translating into MMEVAVESPQPAAWDHFKEKVEIMEEENGGASAAAAAAAAAAAAGELLTREIKKRLLNHAHENGNGHGHVNGGGPEELKVVPEEEDKVEEAPEEPKVAEEEQKSHLQQTIFFDAAKGLWKCGHCDWTYRLASPCGNGTVDHRGLMKPEHLAVESYSENQAAEDPVIMPLQSEMQNSNDTTTKIESRTYAHHSHGTVVKPVHSITESSSEDQNTTTTTTTTASATATTSSTTTSAEATTHSSSSTGIFHTEVIEWMTDGMPPLKPADGVIMDATHHLHGHEDVHGTTTTTFENGSFTTHVSHTTELKVDYPNVTTTARGNLPTSPIPQAEDQPYVAVSVPEDVNPAAPSPQQSDDWDIPKAIVYGGLVESVTSLSVVSAAASSGAKTLDIFILGIANLMGGLPLIFHNIADLRDIRDVNEDNERVGHYWLQLGRRSKARLHMILALLSYIVFGLLPPILYGLSFRESNDRENKMMAVAGASLVCIALLALGKAHVKEAPRTYFKTLMYYLTVAVSSSGLSYVAGVLITRLLVHFEIIEQGGSAAPPSLGLSLPHSVGAQTSAWASF; encoded by the exons ATGATGGAGGTGGCAGTGGAGAGCCCGCAGCCAGCGGCGTGGGACCACTTCAAGGAGAAGGTGGAGATCATGGAGGAGGAGAACGGTGGTGCTTCCGCAGCcgcagccgcagccgccgccgccgctgctgcagGGGAGCTGCTGACCAGGGAGATCAAGAAGAGGTTGCTGAACCACGCCCATGAGAATGGGAATGGCCATGGCCATGTCAATGGAGGAGGACCAGAGGAGCTCAAGGTTGTTCCCGAGGAGGAGGACAAGGTGGAGGAGGCTCCTGAAGAGCCCAAGGTTGCTGAAGAGGAGCAGAAGTCGCACCTGCAGCAGACTATCTTCTTCGATGCAGCCAAAG GACTATGGAAGTGCGGGCACTGCGATTGGACGTACCGCTTGGCTAGTCCGTGCGGAAATGGTACCGTAGATCATCGAGGCTTAATGAAACCAGAGCATTTGGCAGTTGAATCATATTCGGAGAACCAAGCTGCTGAAG ATCCAGTGATCATGCCACTGCAGTCCGAGATGCAGAACTCCAACGATACAACCACTAAAATTGAATCTCGCACATATGCTCATCATAGTCATGGCACAGTTGTAAAACCAGTGCATTCGATAACCGAATCATCGTCGGAAGATCAGAACACGACAACCACCACAACTACAACCGCATCGGCAACAGCGACCACATCCTCTACAACCACATCAGCAGAAGCGACAACTCACTCATCGTCTTCTACAG GAATCTTTCACACAGAAGTAATTGAATGGATGACAGATGGCATGCCTCCCCTCAAGCCTGCCGATGGAGTTATCATGGATGCAACTCACCACCTACATGGACATGAAG ATGTTCATGGAACTACGACGACAACGTTCGAGAATGGCTCATTTACCACTCATGTAAGTCACACAACAGAACTCAAGGTCGATTACCCGAATGTGACCACTACCGCGAGGGGCAATTTACCAACCTCGCCGATTCCTCAAGCAGAAGATCAACCTTATGTAGCAGTGTCAGTCCCTGAAGATGTGAATCCTGCTGCTCCTAGCCCCCAACAGAGTGATGACTGGGATATACCAAAAGCCATAGTGTATGGTGGCTTAGTGGAGTCAGTCACCAGCCTCTCCGTTGTTTCAGCAGCAGCATCAAGTGGAGCAAAAACAT TGGACATATTCATCTTGGGCATAGCCAACCTTATGGGAGGGCTTCCTCTCATTTTCCACAAT ATTGCCGATCTAAGAGACATTCGAGATGTGAATGAGGACAACGAACGCGTCGGCCACTACTGGTTGCAGCTCGGAAGGCGGTCGAAAGCCCGACTCCACATGATCCTGGCCCTGCTCTCATACATCGTGTTCGGGCTACTTCCACCAATCCTCTACGGTCTGTCATTCCGTGAGAGCAATGACAGGGAGAACAAGATGATGGCCGTCGCCGGTGCTTCACTCGTCTGCATCGCTCTGCTAGCACTTGGAAAGGCGCATGTCAAGGAAGCACCCAGGACATACTTCAAGACCCTAATGTACTACCTGACAGTCGCTGTGAGCTCGTCGGGGCTGTCGTACGTAGCCGGCGTGCTGATCACGCGGCTCCTGGTGCACTTTGAAATTATCGAGCAAGGTGGGTCGGCTGCTCCTCCTTCTCTGGGCCTGTCACTCCCTCATTCTGTGGGTGCACAAACATCTGCCTGGGCCTCATTCTGA